A window from Plasmodium cynomolgi strain B DNA, chromosome 7, whole genome shotgun sequence encodes these proteins:
- a CDS encoding hypothetical protein (putative) — protein sequence MKPICSTAYAVKLLEFFPWMDDVLKLMYLNRSWKRVILDVINNTNFLRGKKIMRLKNRRSIFLILNELIIGSCNPNPLFFNYIQNSFPRLMCFKLIITSPVCIPLLKNFCFNSKHLRYIIICIVNRQLVTDYREKLEKNLSNFFRQWGINVTLITELGA from the exons ATGAAGCCCATTTGCTCGACCGCTTATGCTGTGAAGCTTTTGGAGTTCTTCCCCTGGATGGATGACGTGCTTAAGTTGATGTACCTG AATAGATCCTGGAAGAGAGTCATCCTCGACGTGATCAACAACACCAACTTCctcagggggaaaaaaataatgcggCTCAAAAACAGGAGGAgcatttttctcattctcAA TGAACTAATTATTGGATCATGTAACCCTAACCCCTTGTTCTTCAACTACATCCAGAATAGCTTCCCCCGTCTGATGTGTTTCAAGTTAATCATTACCTCTCCTGTGTGCATCCCGTTactcaaaaatttttgttttaattccAAGCACCTGAGGTACATAATAATTTGCATCGTGAATCGGCAGCTGGTCACAGATTATCGGGAGAAGTTGGAGAAAAACTTGAGTAACTTTTTTCGCCAGTGGGGCATAAACGTCACGCTCATAACGGAGCTGGGCGCGTAG